Proteins encoded within one genomic window of Kibdelosporangium phytohabitans:
- a CDS encoding carboxymuconolactone decarboxylase family protein — protein MSRITGVAPEKAGFFGRVIYRLAAKRYGVLMEPLAVARHHSGVFYTYAVHELMAEKASKVLPKSVRELAVYRAAVRLGCEWCIDFGTMLQRLDGLDVERLKEIDDYATSPQFSTEERLAIAYADGMTATPVQVTDEQVAELVRVFGEKGVIELTYQISLENMRARMNSALGITEQGFSSGDACRVPLTQ, from the coding sequence ATGTCCCGGATCACGGGTGTGGCACCGGAAAAAGCGGGGTTCTTCGGCCGGGTGATCTACCGGTTGGCGGCCAAGCGGTACGGCGTGCTGATGGAGCCGCTCGCGGTGGCCAGGCACCACAGCGGCGTGTTCTACACCTACGCTGTGCACGAGCTGATGGCCGAGAAGGCCAGCAAGGTGCTGCCGAAGTCGGTGCGCGAACTCGCTGTCTACCGGGCCGCCGTGCGGCTCGGCTGTGAGTGGTGCATCGATTTCGGCACCATGCTGCAACGCCTGGACGGTCTTGACGTCGAGCGGCTCAAGGAGATCGACGACTACGCGACGTCGCCCCAGTTCAGCACTGAGGAGCGGCTCGCGATCGCGTACGCCGACGGGATGACCGCCACCCCGGTGCAGGTGACCGACGAGCAAGTCGCCGAACTGGTGCGGGTGTTCGGCGAGAAGGGCGTGATCGAGCTCACCTACCAGATCTCGCTGGAGAACATGCGGGCCCGGATGAACAGCGCGCTGGGCATCACCGAACAGGGCTTCTCGTCCGGCGACGCCTGCCGGGTCCCGCTCACCCAGTAG
- a CDS encoding sigma-70 family RNA polymerase sigma factor, whose amino-acid sequence MPDAYDAIVTVSLDALAGEFSEYRTHLLGVAYRLTSTLADAEDAVQEAWLRLSTVDRSEIRDLKGWLTTVVGRICLDRLRSAAVRRERYTGSWLPEPVVTPLGGAPGEDPLDTIVRDDGVRMAALIVLDKLTPEQRVAFVLHDAFGVPFDEIAETLGVSAATARQYASRGRKAVADANPPPRASLDEQRTVLEHFMAALASGDLRAVVRLLHPDVALIGDADGKARTARQVIHGADKVARFLLGLMVRYGLPLHEVGQAVLVNGDLGVLLPDRPGDGDHLDLTRRVSVFAIRDGKVTGFYDVANPEKLTRVTL is encoded by the coding sequence ATGCCGGACGCCTACGATGCGATTGTGACGGTCAGCCTGGACGCACTCGCCGGGGAGTTCTCCGAGTACCGGACGCACCTGCTCGGGGTCGCCTACCGGCTCACGAGCACGCTCGCGGACGCCGAGGACGCGGTGCAGGAGGCATGGCTCCGACTGTCCACTGTAGACCGTTCAGAGATCAGGGACCTCAAGGGCTGGCTGACCACGGTGGTCGGCCGGATCTGCCTCGACCGGCTGCGCTCCGCCGCCGTGCGGCGCGAGCGCTACACCGGGTCGTGGCTGCCGGAACCCGTGGTCACACCCCTCGGCGGCGCGCCGGGCGAGGACCCGCTGGACACGATCGTGCGCGACGACGGCGTCCGGATGGCTGCCCTCATCGTGCTCGACAAGCTGACGCCGGAGCAGCGTGTGGCGTTCGTGCTGCACGACGCCTTCGGCGTGCCGTTCGACGAGATCGCCGAAACCCTGGGCGTCTCGGCGGCGACAGCCCGCCAGTACGCCAGCAGGGGCCGCAAGGCGGTGGCCGACGCCAATCCCCCGCCCCGGGCGTCGCTGGACGAGCAGCGAACCGTGCTCGAGCACTTCATGGCGGCGCTGGCCAGCGGCGACCTGCGGGCAGTCGTGCGACTGCTGCACCCGGACGTGGCCCTGATCGGCGACGCGGACGGCAAGGCCCGCACCGCGCGCCAGGTCATCCACGGCGCGGACAAGGTCGCCCGTTTCCTGCTCGGCCTGATGGTCCGCTACGGCCTGCCGCTGCACGAAGTCGGCCAGGCCGTGCTGGTCAACGGCGATCTGGGCGTGCTGCTGCCCGACCGGCCGGGCGACGGCGACCACCTCGACCTGACCCGCAGGGTCTCGGTGTTCGCCATCCGCGACGGGAAGGTGACCGGGTTCTACGACGTGGCGAACCCGGAGAAACTCACCCGCGTCACGCTGTGA
- the dnaG gene encoding DNA primase — protein sequence MAGRIRESDIALVRERNRIDDVIGEYVALRQVGGGAAKGLCPFHDEKTPSFNVRPTHGTFHCFGCGEGGDVIAFLSKIDHLSFVEAVERLAERVGIKLTYEGGGASVQRDRGTRTRLVDAHRTAAEFYAEQLRSPEAKPAREFLAERGFDQAAAAMFGCGFAPSGWDTLTKYLLSRGFEFAELEKAGLSKQGRRGPIDRFHRRLLWPIKDLGGEVVGFGARRIFDDDQIQAKYLNTSDSPIYHKSQVLFGLDMAKREIAKRHQVVVVEGYTDVMAMHLSGVPTAVASCGTAFGTEHISVLRRLLMDDKFFRGEVIYTFDGDEAGQKAAMKAFDEDQRFAAQTFIAVAPDGMDPCELRQVKGDTAVRDLVARRQRLIEFWIRAELAGYDLDAAEGRVQALRRTVPLVAQIKDFSLRDEYARQLAGWIGWDDIQTVVRRVRETANGKPAPAARKAAPVDKNQGALEIEVQGPQRPKPNDPELHLQRELLKAALQVPHLAGPHFDSLPGEAFTEPAYVELHKALHAAGGASCGLAGPELFDAVGKNCQHQVVQSLVNELSVEAMRSHGDPDLRYVDSLIAALNKSLVARQIADIKSRLQRLNPLEDADEYRQLFGDLVAMEQYNIALGEQAAGRYAS from the coding sequence GTGGCAGGACGGATCCGGGAGAGCGACATCGCGCTGGTGCGTGAGCGCAACAGGATCGACGATGTGATCGGCGAGTATGTCGCGCTGCGCCAAGTCGGTGGGGGAGCGGCCAAGGGCCTGTGCCCGTTCCACGACGAGAAGACACCGTCGTTCAACGTACGGCCGACGCACGGCACGTTCCACTGCTTCGGCTGTGGTGAGGGCGGCGATGTCATCGCCTTCCTGAGCAAGATCGACCACCTGAGCTTCGTCGAGGCGGTCGAACGGCTCGCCGAACGCGTCGGGATCAAGCTGACCTACGAGGGCGGTGGCGCGAGCGTCCAGCGTGACCGCGGCACGCGCACCAGGCTGGTCGACGCGCACCGGACGGCCGCCGAGTTCTACGCCGAGCAGCTGCGCAGCCCGGAGGCCAAGCCGGCGCGGGAGTTCCTCGCCGAGCGCGGGTTCGACCAGGCCGCCGCGGCGATGTTCGGCTGCGGCTTCGCGCCGTCCGGCTGGGACACGCTGACGAAGTACCTGCTCAGCCGCGGTTTCGAGTTCGCGGAGCTGGAGAAGGCCGGCCTGTCCAAGCAGGGCAGGCGCGGCCCGATCGACCGGTTCCACCGCAGGCTGCTGTGGCCGATCAAGGACCTCGGCGGTGAGGTGGTCGGGTTCGGCGCGCGCCGGATCTTCGACGACGACCAGATCCAGGCGAAGTACCTCAACACGAGCGACTCGCCGATCTACCACAAGTCGCAGGTGCTGTTCGGCCTGGACATGGCCAAGCGGGAGATCGCCAAGCGGCACCAGGTCGTGGTGGTCGAGGGCTACACGGACGTGATGGCGATGCACCTGTCGGGTGTCCCGACCGCGGTCGCGTCCTGCGGCACGGCCTTCGGCACCGAGCACATCTCCGTGTTGCGCCGTCTGCTGATGGACGACAAGTTCTTCCGCGGTGAGGTCATCTACACCTTCGACGGCGACGAAGCGGGCCAGAAGGCCGCCATGAAGGCGTTCGACGAGGACCAGCGGTTCGCCGCGCAGACGTTCATCGCGGTCGCCCCGGACGGTATGGACCCGTGTGAGCTGCGGCAGGTCAAGGGCGACACGGCGGTACGAGACCTGGTCGCCAGGCGGCAGCGGCTGATCGAGTTCTGGATCCGGGCCGAGCTGGCTGGGTACGACCTGGACGCGGCGGAGGGACGGGTCCAGGCGCTGCGCCGGACCGTGCCGCTGGTCGCCCAGATCAAGGACTTCTCCCTGCGGGACGAGTACGCCAGGCAGCTGGCGGGCTGGATCGGCTGGGACGACATCCAGACGGTCGTGCGCAGGGTCAGGGAGACCGCGAACGGCAAGCCCGCTCCCGCGGCGCGCAAGGCCGCCCCGGTCGACAAGAACCAGGGTGCGCTGGAGATCGAGGTGCAGGGCCCGCAACGCCCCAAGCCCAACGATCCCGAGCTGCACCTGCAGCGCGAGTTGCTGAAGGCGGCGCTGCAGGTCCCGCATCTGGCCGGCCCGCATTTCGACAGCCTGCCGGGCGAGGCGTTCACCGAGCCCGCGTACGTGGAGCTGCACAAGGCGCTGCACGCGGCGGGTGGCGCGTCCTGCGGCCTCGCTGGGCCGGAACTGTTCGACGCGGTCGGCAAGAACTGTCAGCACCAGGTCGTGCAGTCGCTGGTGAACGAGCTGTCGGTGGAGGCGATGCGCTCGCACGGCGATCCGGACCTCCGCTACGTGGACAGTTTGATCGCGGCGTTGAACAAGAGCCTGGTGGCCAGGCAGATCGCGGACATCAAGTCCCGGCTGCAGCGGCTGAACCCGCTGGAGGACGCCGACGAGTACCGGCAGTTGTTCGGTGACCTCGTGGCGATGGAGCAGTACAACATCGCGTTGGGCGAGCAGGCGGCCGGGAGGTACGCGTCGTGA
- a CDS encoding trans-aconitate 2-methyltransferase, with protein MWDPDKYLTFADHRARPFYELIARIQAESPRRVVDLGCGPGNLTTALARRWPDAAIEAIDSSPEMVDAAKKRGITAHVGDVGTWKPQQDTDVVVTNAVLQWVPEHPKLLRRWTKELPSGAWIAMQVPGNFDGPSHNLIRELVTRSWSTRLADVDIRPVDAVLTPTGYADLFDGCDTDTWETTYTQILTGADPVLEWVTGTALRPIKAALTGDEWTQFRADLAPALREAYPRRADGRTWFPFRRVFAVVRVS; from the coding sequence ATGTGGGATCCGGACAAGTACCTGACCTTCGCCGATCACCGGGCGCGGCCGTTCTACGAGCTGATCGCCCGCATCCAGGCAGAATCACCCCGTCGGGTGGTCGACCTCGGCTGCGGACCGGGCAACTTGACCACCGCTCTCGCTCGCCGCTGGCCGGACGCGGCCATCGAAGCCATCGACTCCTCCCCGGAAATGGTCGACGCGGCGAAAAAGCGCGGAATAACCGCCCATGTGGGTGACGTCGGCACCTGGAAACCCCAACAGGACACGGACGTCGTCGTCACCAACGCGGTCCTGCAATGGGTGCCGGAACATCCGAAGCTGTTGCGCCGATGGACCAAAGAACTGCCGTCAGGCGCATGGATAGCCATGCAGGTCCCCGGCAACTTCGACGGGCCGTCGCACAACCTCATCCGCGAACTCGTCACCCGTTCGTGGAGCACGCGCCTCGCGGACGTCGACATCCGCCCAGTCGACGCGGTACTCACACCAACGGGCTACGCGGACCTCTTCGACGGCTGCGATACCGACACCTGGGAAACCACCTACACCCAGATCCTGACCGGCGCAGACCCAGTGCTGGAGTGGGTCACCGGAACAGCGCTCCGGCCGATCAAAGCAGCGTTGACCGGCGACGAATGGACGCAGTTCCGTGCGGACCTCGCTCCAGCACTCCGTGAGGCCTACCCGCGCAGGGCAGACGGCCGCACCTGGTTCCCTTTCCGCAGAGTGTTCGCGGTGGTGCGGGTCAGCTGA